The genomic region CTGTCGATATTTTTCATCAGTTCGTCAACGGGAATGTAGGCCATTTATCTCCTTCCTTTTCTTTTGATTTTGCATTTCTCAGCCGTTACAATAGCCAGAAGCCTGCGAAAAGAATCGTTAATGCTCTTATTAACAATAACGTAATCGTAATTATCTATCCGGCTGATTTCGGTTTTAGCTAACCGGAGGCGTTTTGAGATTTCCTGCGCGCTGTCCTTTTTTCTCTTACGCAGCCGCTGCTCAAGGATTTTGAGCGAGGGGGGAAGAACAAAAATGAATACTGCTTCCGGATCAAGTCTTTTAATCTGGAGCGCGCCCTGGACATCTATGTTTAAAACAACGTCTTTTCCTTTTCTTGTTGATTCTTTGATAAACTTACGCGGCGTTCCGTAATACTCGCCGAAAACCCTCGCCCACTCCAGAAATTCCTTATTTTGCTTTCTTTTTTTAAATTCTTCAGCCGTTAAAAAAAAATAATCCCGTCCGTTCCTTTCTCCTTTCCGGACAGGCCT from Candidatus Omnitrophota bacterium harbors:
- the gmk gene encoding guanylate kinase, encoding MAKQGLLIVVSAPSGSGKTTLCKKLVSACSDARHSISATTRPVRKGERNGRDYFFLTAEEFKKRKQNKEFLEWARVFGEYYGTPRKFIKESTRKGKDVVLNIDVQGALQIKRLDPEAVFIFVLPPSLKILEQRLRKRKKDSAQEISKRLRLAKTEISRIDNYDYVIVNKSINDSFRRLLAIVTAEKCKIKRKGRR